DNA from Pomacea canaliculata isolate SZHN2017 linkage group LG9, ASM307304v1, whole genome shotgun sequence:
ATACATTCTGAGCTGACTGCAGAATGGTGACATGCATACAAACGTTGACATTACCTTTTGTCAGTCATGTAGTTTACAGACGTCTTGCTGCTATGTGTTTTAATACACACTTAGTCATGGTATGTTCTTTTGGCACACAAGGTGCTGTCCAGCTGCTGAGTAcctaaaattaaagaaaaggaaattgtaacaccacaaaataataaaaataaaatgtctccaCTAAAAATGATGGATTGAGACACCATCAGAGGGGCAGAACATTACTCTGATGTATGGCGCTGATAAGAGATAACACATAATTATCTTGAAGGATTTCAAGTATACACATTCAGTTAGTTTTGgttaattgtatttattatattttgccAAATCTGTGGGACAagatttcaagaaaattacttAAATTTTCCTTTACAGACCCATGCAGTAATAAAATCACTTTTGATAATGAAAGACATCATAGATTCCACATCACCTTAcctaagtaaaaataataaaaaggggaaaatataCAAAGCTAAGAGGACAGAATGCTAAGCTTCAGTTTGAAATTAACATCACAACCAGAACAAAAATTCGGTTAACCTTGCAGACTGGCGATATTCTGGAAAAAGGTTTGGATAGCGAACATATGAACAGCAGGAACCTCTATTATTGTAATGGGTATGATTCTTATCTTGTATTTAATCACACTTTCCAAAAATTGCATACATAAGCCTACATATCAATCAAGGATGTCAGCAAAATTATGATAATATAAAATTGCAACTACTTTATAATAAACCACTGAACAGAATAAAAGTTATTTACTAATAGAATGGACGCGGTATTTGTATGTAGAACCAAAGCTAGTAGTCACATCTCCTCTAAACCGACATTTTCAACTTTGAGCTCCAATGTGACAAAAGGGGTTTCTGATAATTTCCTCTTCCTCTGTCTGACTTGAAGACCTGATGTGGAAGGCTGGGGAACTTCTTGTTTCGAACTCATTGCCATCCCAGGATAAAATGAGGGTATCAGCACTTGCTTGCGAGCTTTGAATTTCTTCTCATAAAGATTTTTATAGCACTCAACAGCATTCATGAGGGCATGTTTAAAGGTGAGACCTCTGGTCATGTCTGGATCCTTTTCAGTCACAATTTTGGCCAAGCAGTCAGACATGTTTAGAATCTCTTGCAAAGTTTGGCTGTCCAGGACTCTATCACTCCCcccatcctcttcctcctcagaCTGACTAACAGGATTCTCTGTTTCTTGTATTTCCTCTGCCATTTCCTCTGAATGCAATGACAGAAGCTCATCTACATCATCAGCCTCCACTCCATCTAAACCAGCCTCCTGGGCCAAAGAAACAATCTTTTGTTTCACATCAATGATCTCATCAAAGCAGAGTATGTCTGCTGCAAATTTCGGAAGCAGTTTTTTCCAGACAGCGTTCATGGTTTCTTGAGACACCATTTTAAATGCTTGGTCAATAAACTCAATGCACTGCCGGATAGTGAACTGCTTTAACAATTCTGTCAAAGAAGCTTCTCTGTCTACATCTGAAGCCCTTGCAAGAAACTGCATTAGGAGGTAGATGTAATGCGACTTGAATGCATGGACCGCTCCCTGTTCCATAGGCTGCAAGAATGAGCTGGTGTTTGGAGGTAGAAAGACAACTTGGATGTTTTCACATAAGTCCGTAATAGTTGGTGGATGTGCAGAAGCATGGTCAATGATCAGGAGAGCTTTATTttccaagtttttttccttcgtaTACTCAGTGATGAATGGTGACATGTATGAGTAGACATAGTCAGAGAATAAGTCCCGAGTTACTCGTCCTTTTTTATTAGCCCTCCACATCACAGGTAAGGATGACTTCACTATACCCTTAAGGGCACGAGGGTTTTCCAAATGATAAACCAAAAGAGGCTTTAGTCTGACATCACCAGCACAATTAGTACCCAGCACTACCGTTATGCGATCTTTTGAACTGATGTGTCTTTCGAGCCGAGCATCATCTTGTGCGATAAAAGACCTGGATGGAATCCGTTTCCAAAACAGACCCGTTTCATCAATGTTAAAAATCTGATGTGCTGTATAACCGCCTTCTTTAACAATCTTCTCCAACATCACTGGAAAAGTAGCAGCAGTGGTTTCAGTAAAACCTCCTTCCCCATGCAAATGTATGTGGCGGAGATGTGACCGAGTCTTGAATCGGTCAAACCAGCCAGGGCTTGCCTTAAAATCTAGTTCATTTACTGTTGTGTCACCCTCAGCAGCCATCTCCTCCTTTAAGTGACGGAAAAGTTTCATGGCCTCTTCCCGTATCAACACAGTGCTCAAGGGTACACCTCTGTCCCTCTGCTCGTCAATCCACTGCACCAGATAATTTTCTAACTTATCAAAAATAGTATGGCGCGCCCTGGTCAAACGATACAGTGTGCAAGCCCCGATGTTGCCTTCATTGTATTGTTTTTGGATCTGTTCACGCATTTTGTATATCGTGCAGATCGTAGGCGAAGGGACGTGTAGAGCACGACTAATGTCTTTGGGTTTTTCCCCCCTTTCCATCCTCTtgattatttcaattttttcttcCAACGTATAGGCTTGTCTTGGTCTCTTCATTTTTGGCACAACTTTCTCCAACCTCCTAAGGCTCATGGTCAAAACGATTTGAACTCTCGTATACCACCACAAATTCCTATGCAACACACAGCAAAGTTTTTAGTTTGATGTGCACTCTGTCTCTAGTAGTGGCGGAGCAGACGCATTTGGTAAAGCTTAACTCAACTCGGcgacaagttttattttcagatcaAGACGCCATTTGTTAAGGCGGGAGCTAGCGGTTCGAATAACGGGTTAAGGTATTTTCTAAAAAGTTATCGCGGGAAGTAGAACAGCGGAAGTTAAACATGTCATTGTAATAATTTTGACAATATAATTTTGCAACATATGTATAAATTTCAATTATTAACATCAAAATCTGACTATTCGGATtcgaaactttttaaaatagtttactgCTGGCGTGATTACCTATGCTGCTGTGTAGATTTGTTCTGTGCCACGTATACTCCGTTCTTCATATTTGCTGTTGCATGCTGTGATGCAGCGACTTAAAAATTCGCGGTGGACACATGCACGGTCTAGCAAATAATATACTGAATACAAGCACGTTAAGTCGCCACATGGAGAGGTAGTGTCTTACTCTGCAGGACGTCATACAGTCTTTGCACATGCGTTGACAACAAACTTCCGATTCCGTTTCACTTTTTCCGGTAATGTGGATCTCGCACATCACGGCCTTACATCATAATTAAATGTCTGTGTCGCAGACAGTTCTTACTACAGACTTAAGATATCAGAGAAGTCGGTTAATTCGTACCACAGATATTATTGAGTTGCTGCACGTTGCgtatcacgtgatatgcaaaTAAAGGTCATAACCTTTCTGGAGGGGGTAAAAGTTATGGCGTCGTTTGTTAGTGTTTACAGCTGAGGTTCTGATCAACTTGTGTAAAAGTTAAAATGGTCTTAATCTCATTGCTTATCAATAAAAGCACATTAGTCTGGACTTCCCCTTTTCTGTGATTTATGTGAGGATAGCAGTGGCGTAGAAAGATGGTCagctttggtggtggtggttgggagggaggggaggtagGCAAACTCCACATCGACAGTGAACACTTTcacattctttccttcctcgGTATCTTTTGCCCAGCCTGCAtgggctttgggtgtttgaacggccccgatagggaagtgagactttgggatgggaagcgtgtaattcgatcctaaattgacgcgtccatcgcgctttttttcttcagccgctctcgatttggtagccacgtgatcgtgtcgcatccttccaCCCTCCCCCCTCTTTCCCCATCGCCGCGTGTAGCTACAAGTCATGGTACGGGGTTAATCAGAGGTCACATCACATCGGCCGGTTCAGCTTTGACCGGCGggcagacattttgaactgtacgtccatcctcaagtgaaacaccgccgatttctgaagtaagtcttaataaagttaagtgaaagatgcattaaaaacaactatacttttataacagtggatagtcatgaataatttatgatcatatataagtattgtagtgcttttgtgaaatgtttcacgtgttgtacccggcagttatcacacatatacatcgctagcaactcgcttttacatgacgctgtcttctatatgtgccgttaaataatttaaatggtttaaccatatccttcttgttgtaaataatcaaattgattAATCGTATCtctgcctactaattgcacgtatttactaattacagaaacgaaatgttgagcgcgaatacgattggcagaagcaagaggacagtgcatgatggttcaaattaactagtcaagaggtaaagcacacacacacacaatctctcgtattattgatgattaacttcgaagttgaaattatgacatgaactcattgagtcatgcttgaaattcgtcgtctgctttctcaataacagtggtgcggcgattacc
Protein-coding regions in this window:
- the LOC112572599 gene encoding tigger transposable element-derived protein 1-like; its protein translation is MSLRRLEKVVPKMKRPRQAYTLEEKIEIIKRMERGEKPKDISRALHVPSPTICTIYKMREQIQKQYNEGNIGACTLYRLTRARHTIFDKLENYLVQWIDEQRDRGVPLSTVLIREEAMKLFRHLKEEMAAEGDTTVNELDFKASPGWFDRFKTRSHLRHIHLHGEGGFTETTAATFPVMLEKIVKEGGYTAHQIFNIDETGLFWKRIPSRSFIAQDDARLERHISSKDRITVVLGTNCAGDVRLKPLLVYHLENPRALKGIVKSSLPVMWRANKKGRVTRDLFSDYVYSYMSPFITEYTKEKNLENKALLIIDHASAHPPTITDLCENIQVVFLPPNTSSFLQPMEQGAVHAFKSHYIYLLMQFLARASDVDREASLTELLKQFTIRQCIEFIDQAFKMVSQETMNAVWKKLLPKFAADILCFDEIIDVKQKIVSLAQEAGLDGVEADDVDELLSLHSEEMAEEIQETENPVSQSEEEEDGGSDRVLDSQTLQEILNMSDCLAKIVTEKDPDMTRGLTFKHALMNAVECYKNLYEKKFKARKQVLIPSFYPGMAMSSKQEVPQPSTSGLQVRQRKRKLSETPFVTLELKVENVGLEEM